TGTTGGAGGGAAGTTAATTGATTGGTTTAAAATCTTACAAGGTCTAAACCAATGGACGACTGGCACGCTCTTTTAAAACCAGCACAGCGTGTTTCAGAACACTATTATTTCTCTTTCTTgaagttgaaatatttgaaaattgaaaatgagCGGAAGAGGAAAAACCGGTGGCAAAGCGAGAGCGAAGGCTAAGACTCGCTCCTCCAGGGCAGGGCTGCAGTTCCCCGTCGGCCGTGTTCACAGACTTCTCCGCAAAGGGAACTACGCAGAGCGCGTCGGTGCCGGAGCTCCCGTCTATCTCGCGGCTGTGCTCGAGTATCTGACCGCTGAGATCCTGGAGTTGGCTGGAAACGCCGCGAGAGACAACAAGAAGACCCGCATCATTCCCCGTCACCTGCAGCTGGCGGTGCGCAATGACGAGGAGCTCAACAAACTCCTGGGTCGAGTGACCATCGCTCAGGGCGGCGTGCTGCCCAACATCCAGGCCGTGCTGCTGCCCAAGAAGACCGAGAAACCCGCCAAAGCCAAGTAAACAGAGTCCGCTCTGCTTCTAAacacaaaggctcttttaagagccacccacTTCATCTGACAGAGAGCGATTTACTTTCCTTTTCATTCATGATACACCATGCATACGACTGAAGGAGATACTGAGCTAAATTAACGCACTCTTATTAATGATACATCATTTGGAAACTCTGCCTTATAATAATTATCAGTGTAATAAATATGAATACCATAATGCCAGTTGCTGTAGTGTTGTGTCTAAGGTTCTGGAAAGAATCATATCAGGTGTTTATCTTGATAACAGTCAGTTTGGCTGGAAGTCTCTGAAGGAAGGTGTAGAACTGTATAAAAGCCAAAACTAGATTTATTGATGCTTTTGATGGTCAGAGTTGTTCAGTAAATTAATACAAAGAGACGCACTCAACAGTGCAGGAGAGAGTCTACTTTCATCAGCACTTTTTAATGTCTATAAATTATGGATGTATGATTGATAAAACCATAGTCAATCACAATATGTCTGCTGATGATCTAGTACTGttggttttaaacaaatatattatcttattgtgaaataaaatatgagGAAGATTGCTGTCATGAAAGAACTTTGAGATCTTAATAGcccatatttttatttatcaaggcAAACATTACATCTGtttgctaaaaataataaataaattgattaaatggGTCATATCAATAATGAAATGAGTGATGATGAATTTTTAAGCAGCATTTCATGTTATATGCTCAAGCAAATATGTTACTGAGGAAATGTTATATGTGTTCGGATCAGGTAAAGATAACCCTTTTTAGAGTATATTGTACATCTTTTTATGCTGCTGCCTTGTTAAGTTTAAAAGAGAGTCTATGAAAGTTTGAGGATGCTTACAATGACTGTGTGAGGATCCTGCTGAAAACGCAAGATGGAGCAGAGCATGTGATCTGTTCTGTAAGGATAAAGTACGATGCTTTCAGGCTTTCATGATACATTTGATGTACACATTTATTAGCTGTTGGAGGATTCACATAATGCTATTAAAATGATGTTGTCACAGAGTGGTGCGCTATCAGTCACCAAtgagaaagtgtttttttatgttattgtactGTTTTGTATTGTGTGTTTTGCTAAAAGACTTTGATTctgaaaataaagttgaattaataaataaatcaatgacgCGTAAAGTACTAAGAGAGCAAAGCATTTGAGCGGGAAACACAAAGACCCCTGTTTGAAAACAGAAGCTGCACAGTCATTGGCTAGCAGTCGTGGGCAGACATCACATTTCAGCAAATCACAAGCCTCTGCACCCTAATGACGCTTTAAGCTCGTGACCGTATGACGCTTTAAAAGCAGACGCATGAGACAGAGGAGTATTTTTCTACGTGCGCAAAACGGAGAGAGAAGTTGGTCGTAGCGATGGCAAGAACCAAGCAGACCGCTCGTAAATCCACCGGTGGCAAAGCCCCGAGGAAGCAGCTCGCTACTAAAGCCGCCCGGAAGAGCGCCCCAGCCACCGGCGGCGTCAAGAAGCCCCACCGTTACAGGCCCGGGACCGTGGCTCTCCGAGAGATCCGCCGCTATCAGAAGTCCACCGAGCTGCTGATCCGCAAACTGCCTTTCCAGCGTCTGGTGCGAGAGATCGCTCAGGATTTCAAGACGGACCTGCGCTTCCAGAGCTCCGCTGTCATGGCCCTGCAGGAATCCAGCGAGGCTTATCTGGTCGGTCTGTTCGAGGACACCAACCTGTGCGCCATCCACGCCAAGAGAGTCACCATCATGCCCAAAGACATCCAGCTGGCCCGCCGCATCCGCGGAGAGCGCGCTTAAACCCGCCGCTGACAAACAccccaaaggctcttttaagagccaccgaCCCCGCACTGAACGAGACCGTTTCCACTGTAACAACGattatacacaaaaataaagtaaaacaacttCAAGATAACAATGGTTTCGCATTAACGCACATTTCTTGAATTAAAAATATCCTGGCTCAAATTATGGAGCGCGTTTCTATGTAACCATTATGATATGAAAGTCAAAGCTGGGTAAATCTGCTATTTAGCAATTAAGTAGATTATTTTCTACTCTAACTAGGGGCTGTGCACCATGTGACCCACAACTGGTTTCAGTTAGGTCCTGTAAACAACTGTATAAAAGGGCTCCCTGTAGCACCTGCTTTATGCTTTTGTTCATCTTGTGATTGAAAACGACATCATCTCATCATGTCTGGAAGAGGCAAAGGCGGTAAAGGACTCGGCAAAGGAGGCGCTAAGCTATGGGGTGTGGTTTATGCATTTGATTTGCAAACTAAGCAATCATCGTGTCAATCGTTGCGTACCTTGCCGTGACCAAAGACGTGTGATAAGAAGCGCGACACTTTCGTCGCCCCCCTTCTCGCGTGAGAAGCTACGTGACGTCAAGCGccttgtcatctttttttttttccatttgtgtgtgtgattttgtcaaATGTCTTAAGTGCTGTAGTtaagtgttattatttttttttttttcgtttttcttttttttttgttcggagcaaaaagaaaaaaacttgcaTGTTATAACAATTAGCTCCTCCAAATCCCCAAATATTTCATAATCTTCATAATGCTGACGAAAATATGATGAGTAAAATTGTATTTACACTGCAGTATATCTAATCAATGAACTTACAATGTTATTTAGAAGTGCACATGTAAAACAACAACCAGGAACAACCAATTCACAGCTTTCTTGTAAGCATCATATATAACTAATGGCACCAAGATAAGGACAGTATAAACCAAAAAGACAACATTTGTATAGGTTTAAGTGTTTTGTCCACCAGAAAACATAAATTGAAAAatggcttaatgcattaatagTTAAATCCAAAGGCCAAATTTGAAATTAACAATGGACCATGGGCCATGAGTAAACATTTCAatcatgtaatgttttaataattttgtagtttagaaattataaaattctataatattcatataaaattcatatatacacacattaatttttttttaatgatttctccaaagtctcattcataaaacacaaacacatcaaataGTTAACTctattgtcacagtgtgaactCAAATAACACACAATTATCCATAAGCAAGCATTCAGTAGCATCTCAGGAAATTATGAACAGGAGCACAGGTGactgctttaaaaatgcatcctagcaCTGGAGAGAGAGCTGAAAGAATCACACAGTGTAGTACAGTATAGTTACAGTACTTTATTACAATTACAGTGTTTTGACTTTATCTCACTAGTGTGCCCTGGGCAGGGAGGTTGTCTGCACTGTAAATTATAATGAGTaaaccttatttaaaaataaagcatgcaaaccgattgccttgaaaaaaaacaagtaaagtgAAATAAGAATAGTAATTTGTACTAACAAAGGTTTATTTATAAGTGTTGTAAACGTGTAACTCAGAATTACTATTTTCAACAACTAAATTAAGTACATTATACTATGTACGTATTTCAAACAACTCATTTAAATTTAGctaaatcaagaaacatttcctgcaACTTGGAATTTCTAAGTTGTATTTACTTGAACAGAAATCTAGTTGACcaattgcctttaaaaaaaaagttaccattAATCTAGTAACTTAATTACTTcaaaaaactattacaaattcATGACAACAATGTTCTATTCTTCACACACATAATTACCCTAAATCAAATGTAGTGACAGTTCAAAGTTAAAGATGATATACTTTTTAACTCGTATTACAAAATttttgaaacaaagcaaaaacaatctgcttttagttatgtTAAACAATGGAGGTAGCGGTACAATGATTTTAAATACGGCAATGAGTTGGCCACACAAgttgccaatgtttttttttctgtcccaagTCAAGCATCATATTGTAGGTGCTCTTCACAGTATCAGGGTAACCCACATGTAGTGATGCAAGCGTAGCACATGGTGGTCGGGAAGCAAATGTTGGAGGCAGACCCTGGAGACTATTCTTTGCAGAACTACCCTGAACAATGATGGCAGAAGACACTGGGTCAAGATTTGGAGAAGTAC
This window of the Carassius auratus strain Wakin unplaced genomic scaffold, ASM336829v1 scaf_tig00215864, whole genome shotgun sequence genome carries:
- the LOC113096045 gene encoding histone H3-like — translated: MARTKQTARKSTGGKAPRKQLATKAARKSAPATGGVKKPHRYRPGTVALREIRRYQKSTELLIRKLPFQRLVREIAQDFKTDLRFQSSAVMALQESSEAYLVGLFEDTNLCAIHAKRVTIMPKDIQLARRIRGERA
- the LOC113096046 gene encoding histone H2A-like gives rise to the protein MSGRGKTGGKARAKAKTRSSRAGLQFPVGRVHRLLRKGNYAERVGAGAPVYLAAVLEYLTAEILELAGNAARDNKKTRIIPRHLQLAVRNDEELNKLLGRVTIAQGGVLPNIQAVLLPKKTEKPAKAK